A genomic stretch from Arachis stenosperma cultivar V10309 chromosome 3, arast.V10309.gnm1.PFL2, whole genome shotgun sequence includes:
- the LOC130970129 gene encoding uncharacterized protein LOC130970129, translating to MNPTEIKKIHAMKSVNISGLVPILLSSKLLFIIGNIIIFVLMFNSRLLSSSSYTSSTTNNVLYDEYINNCQMNKPQIPTHLVINAEEKFEKRVGENYSTTLEELNGNKEWVKEVAEAKEEKNTDDEKAEEPSLVCSCSDDLNKRAEDFIARVNRQRRLELTLVHCDSY from the exons ATGAATCCTACAGAAATCAAGAAGATCCATGCGATGAAGAG TGTGAACATCTCAGGTTTAGTTCCCATCTTGTTGAGCTCAAAGCTCTTGTTCATCATAGGCAACATAATCATATTTGTACTCATGTTCAACTCTCGACTCCTTTCTTCAAGTAGTTATACCTCCTCAACCACCAATAATGTTTTATATGATGAATACATTAATAACTGCCAAATGAATAAGCCTCAGATTCCAACTCATTTGGTCATCAATGCTGAGGAGAAGTTTGAGAAGCGTGTTGGAGAGAATTACAGTACTACTCTGGAGGAGTTGAACGGCAACAAAGAGTGGGTTAAGGAAGTTGCAGAAGCCAAAGAGGAGAAGAACACAGATGATGAAAAAGCTGAAGAACCAAGCTTGGTTTGTTCTTGTTCTGATGATTTGAACAAAAGGGCTGAAGACTTCATTGCGAGAGTTAA